One Capsicum annuum cultivar UCD-10X-F1 chromosome 2, UCD10Xv1.1, whole genome shotgun sequence genomic window carries:
- the LOC107858019 gene encoding uncharacterized protein LOC107858019: MAEYEACILGLRLYIDMNVRELLVIRDSDLLVHQVWGEWAVKNPKITAYVKLVQELCRRFKGVEFKHIPRIQNEFADSLGTISPMIQHRDQSYIDPLEISMKEKHAHCAQVEAEPDGKSKYFDINRYLESRAYPKDSNVNQKKIIRQMANNFCLNGKVVYSRSPDLGYLNCVNSVKAIKLLEEIHARMCGPHMNGSTLAKKILGVDYFRMTIESNCRGMNFIELIEPPTFNRHKFSLVAIDYFTKWIEATSYKAVTKKFKITHQNSIAYRPQMNGAVEAANKNIKKILRKIVDSHRSWHDMLRYTLLGYRTTVQTSTEATPYVLVDGKKTVIPTEVEIPFLRIIQEAVLSNEDWVHAHREQLMMIDEKKMSVVYYVQLYQQ, translated from the exons ATGGCTGAATACGAGGCTTGTATTCTCGGTCTTAGGTTGTATATTGACATGAATGTTCGAGAGCTACTAGTCATTAGAGATTCTGATCTATTAGTTCACCAGGTTTGGGGTGAATGGGCCGTTAAGAACCCTAAAATCACGGCATACGTAAAGTTGGTACAAGAGTTATGCAGAAGATTCAAGGGAGTAGAATTTAAGCATATTCCAAgaatacaaaatgagtttgctgatTCTTTGGGCACTATATCCCCCATGATTCAACATCGGGATCAAAGTTACATTGATCCGTTAGAAATAAGTATGAAAGAGAAACATGCACATTGTGCACAAGTTGAGGCAGAACCAGACGGAAAGTCAAAGTACTTCGACATCAATAGGTATTTAGAATCCAGAGCTTACCCAAAAGATTCAAACGTCAATCAGAAGAAAATAATCCGTCAGATGGCCAATAATTTCTGTTTGAACGGGAAAGTCGTTTACAGTAGGTCCCCCGATTTGGGATATCTGAACTGTGTTAATTCCGTTAAGGCTATAAAATTACTTGAAGAAATCCATGCCAGAATGTGTGGACCTCATATGAATGGATCCACTTTAGCTAAGAAGATCCTAGGAGTCGACTATTTCCGGATGACCATAGAAAGCAACT GTCGAGGCATGAATTTTATTGAACTAATTGAGCCACCGACTTTTAATAGACACAAATTCAGTTTAGTTGCTATTGATTACTTTACCAAATGGATAGAAGCTACCTCATATAAGGCTGTAACCAAGAAG TTCAAGATCACTCATCAAAATTCAATCGCGTATCGCCCTCAAATGAATGGAGCAGTAGAAGCTGcaaataagaacatcaagaagatcttaAGAAAGATTGTTGATAGTCACCGATCGTGGCACGATATGCTGCGTTATACCTTACTGGGATATCGTACAACAGTCCAAACTTCGACTGAGGCAACTCCTTATGTGCTAGTCGATGGGAAAAAAACAGTAATACCCACTGAGGTCGAGATACCATTTTTAAGGATCATCCAAGAAGCGGTATTGAGTAATGAAGATTGGGTCCATGCCCATCGCGAACAACTTATGATGATCGATGAGAAGAAGATGAGTGTTGTATACTATGTCCAGTTATATCAACAATGA